From Salvelinus fontinalis isolate EN_2023a chromosome 37, ASM2944872v1, whole genome shotgun sequence, the proteins below share one genomic window:
- the LOC129836352 gene encoding phosphatidylcholine:ceramide cholinephosphotransferase 1-like yields MKKVGQWSAEDVSNWLSEEGMQEYGDSLQQADGPALLRLTPDDFLTPPLSLVSSDTGRQLLERLETLRIEHHIEEHQKNGHANGHGRLPNGTAKPLRKGSLGLNGFRKEMVQIPIPMLEAERSGFPQEWGKTGVAFLYAVCCFVTTTVVISVVHERVPAKEHNPPLPDKFFDIFDRVEWAFSICEINGMLLVSLWLLQWTLLKYRSIIIRRFFFIVGTLYLYRCVTMYITTLPVPGMHFQCSPKLFGNWEVQMRRIIKLIAGGGLSITGSHTMCGDYLYSGHTVILTLSYLFIKEYSPKRFWWYHWFCWTLSAVGIFCILLAHDHYTVDVVVAYFITTRLFWWYHTMANQQALKETSQSNPFSRVWWFRLFQYFEGNVKGIVPRNYQLPCSWRSSPWSHGVKYSKVDTQ; encoded by the exons ATGAAGAAGGTGGGGCAGTGGTCGGCGGAGGATGTGTCCAATTGGCTGAGCGAGGAGGGGATGCAGGAGTACGGCGACTCCCTCCAGCAGGCGGACGGCCCCGCCCTGCTGCGGCTCACCCCGGATGACTTCCTGACCCCGCCCCTCTCACTGGTCTCCTCAGACACCGGGCGGCAGCTCTTGGAACGTCTGGAGACCCTACGGATCGAGCACCACATTGAGGAGCACCAAAAAAACGGCCACGCCAATGGCCATGGGAGGCTGCCCAATGGCACTGCCAAGCCCCTGCGGAAAGGCTCGCTGGGGCTTAATGGCTTCCGGAAGGAGATGGTCCAAATCCCCATCCCCATGTTGGAGGCTGAACGCTCTGGGTTCCCCCAGGAGTGGGGCAAGACAGGCGTAGCGTTCCTCTACGCAGTCTGCTGCTTTGTCACTACCACTGTGGTCATCTCGGTGGTCCATGAGAGGGTGCCTGCCAAGGAGCATAACCCACCGCTGCCCGATAAGTTCTTTGACATTTTTGACCGGGTGGAGTGGGCCTTCTCTATCTGCGAGATCAATGGCATGCTGCTGGTGAGTCTGTGGCTGCTGCAGTGGACCCTGCTCAAGTACAG ATCAATAATCATCCGTCGGTTCTTCTTCATTGTGGGTACCCTCTACCTGTACAGATGTGTCACCATGTACataaccactctgcctgttccAGGGATGCACTTCCAATGCTCTCCAAAG CTATTTGGGAACTGGGAGGTTCAGATGAGGAGGATCATAAAGCTGATCGCCGGCGGAGGCCTGTCAATCACCGGCTCCCACACCATGTGTGGAGACTACCTGTACAGCGGCCATACAGTCATTCTAACGCTATCATATCTCTTTATCAAAGAGT aTTCCCCTAAGAGGTTTTGGTGGTACCACTGGTTCTGCTGGACTCTGAGTGCAGTAGGCATCTTCTGCATCCTGCTGGCCCATGACCACTATACTGTGGACGTGGTGGTGGCTTATTTCATCACAACACGTCTCTTCTGGTGGTACCACACCATGGCCAACCAGCAG GCGCTGAAAGAGACGTCCCAGAGTAACCCATTCTCCAGAGTCTGGTGGTTTCGACTGTTCCAGTACTTTGAGGGAAACGTCAAGGGCATTGTCCCTCGAAATTATCAGCTGCCGTGTTCATGGCGATCGTCTCCGTGGAGCCATGGGGTAAAGTACAGCAAAGTGGACACCCAGTGA